One Thermoanaerobacter pseudethanolicus ATCC 33223 genomic window, GTGATAGCGATAGTAGGGTATACAAATGCAGGAAAATCCACGCTGCTTAATGCTTTAACTAATGCGGAAGTGTACGTAGAAGATAAATTATTTGCAACCCTTGACCCTACTGCGCGAAGACTTGTTTTGCCTTCAGGGAGAGAAGTGATTTTGATTGATACTGTAGGTTTTATTAGAAAATTGCCCCACGACCTAGTGGAAGCTTTTAAATCTACATTGGAAGAGGCTAAATATGCAGATCTATTGCTTCATGTAATTGATGTGACTTCGCCAGATATGGAGGAAAAGATAAAGGTTGTAGAAAAGGTTCTTTCAGATTTAGATGTTATTAATACTCCAAGAATAAATGTTTTTAATAAAATTGACCTTTTAGATGTAGTGCCAAAAGGGAATGAAAAAGAAATTTACATTTCTGCTAAAAACAAAATAGGACTTGATAAATTATTGCAGGCAATAGAAAAAGAGATTTTTAAAGACGTAGAAATAGTTAATTTCCTCCTGCCTTATGATAAAACCAAAGAATACAATTATTTAAAAGAAAAAACAAAAGTAATTGAAGAAAGTTATGATGAAAAAGGGATAATAATAAAAGCGGAGGTACAAAAAGAAACAAAAGAAAGATTTAAAGATTTTATCATCGTTTAATAGCATTGTATTCTGCTTTTTCTTGAGCTTTTACATTTTTAACTATTTGAACAATTTTTTTATAAGCTTTTTGCGTACCATAAATGACTAAAGGCCTTCCTATAACAGGAAATTTTAAGGCTATAGAAGTAAATCCTCCAATCTTCATGATCCAATTGGTAGCAGCAGTAGTGTCAATTAACAGAAGACCTTCATTTGTGTTAAAAATATGATAATACAAATCTTTGAGAGCTGGTTCAATCAATTTTTTAGCATTTTTTACTCCCATAGAGTATATATTGTTTCCATACTCATCTGTGCCAATTGGGACAATGTGACCAGGGTCGTTTTGACCATTTAATTTATCAAACAAAGGTATGTTTTCTATTTCTTCTCGAGAGGGAATTTTGTCCATTGACAGTTTTCCGGTATGTATATAAGCGGCTATAACAGAAGTATGTGTTCCACCATAACAGTGATAAATTATATGCATTTAAAACTCTCCTTCCTTGTTTTGTACATTAGATATTTTTTATTAATTTGAAGATTTTTATACTGGTAAATTAATTTTATGATGGGAAAATTAAATTTTGATGTATAATTGTGGAGATATGCGGAAAAATAAAAATAAAATTAAAAATTTGAGAAGGAATTTAAGAGTTTTTAAAGAATATTATATTAAGAGAAAAAATAAAAATTTTAGGGGGCTTGGAAATGTTAATAAGAGATTGCGCTGGAGGAGTTGTATTTAAAGGAGATAATGTATTCATCCTCAAAAATGAGAAGGGGGAGTGGGTGTTACCAAAAGGGGTTATTAGAAATAATGAATTGCCTATTGATGTGGCCATAAGAAGAGTCTGTGCTGAAACAGGTCTTAAATCTGTTGAAGTCCTTTCTACTGCTGGTGAAACCAGCTACGAATTCTATTCTGTTACCCGTCAACGTCCTGTCTTTAATAAAATCATTTGGTATCTCATGACTACCGCCGATGAGGAATTTAATATTAGCAAGGAAGATGGTTTTGTTGATGGAGGATTTTATCCTATAGACAAGGCTTTGGAGATGATTACCTATAGTCAAGACAAATCACTTGTAAACGTTTCTTACTTTAAATATAAGACGTTGACGAAGGCTCTGGCATAAAGCGGAAAAGCTTTAATAAAGCCTAATAAAGCCTAATAAAGCCTAATAAAGCCGGCAACGGCTTTATTTTTTGATTATAATTTGGTATAATGACAAAGGGGTGCTATTTTGGCTAAAAGTTATAAAACACTATATTCTTACGGAGTTGCTGAAATTGAAATAAAGCGTTCCAAATTTATTGGACATGCTAAACCAGTTTCTTCAGAGGAAGAGGCAATAAAATTTATAGAGGAAATTAGGGCAAGTCACAGAATGGCAACCCATAACGTTTACGCTTATGTTATTGGAGAAAATGATGAAATTCAGCGTTTTAGTGATGATGGAGAGCCTTCTGGCACAGCAGGCATACCTGTATTAAATGTAATAAAAAAAGAAGGATTAAAAAACGTTGTTGTTGTAGTTACAAGGTATTTTGGCGGAATATTGTTAGGAGCAGGAGGCTTAGTGAGAGCTTATACAAAAGGGGCAAAAGTAGGTATTGATGCTGCTGGAATAATAGAAAAAATACCTGCGAAAAGTGTTATACTCACTTTTGATTATACTTTCCTGGGAAGAATTCAAAATGAGCTTTTAAAAAAAGGTTATTACATTAAGGATATTATATATTCAGATAGAGTTTCTATAGTATTACATATTGAAGAAGACCATCTATTAGAATTTCAAACTTTTATAAATGATTTGACAAGTAAAAGGTGTGATATAAAAATTGAGGAAGATGTATACCTTTTTAAAAAAGGCGATGAATATTATGGGACATAAACTTTATCCCTTATAAAAGGAAGAGAGAAAAGTAAATGGGGGCGCATTAATTAAGACCCTATTGAATTTAGGAGGTTAAAAAGAATGGAGTGGGATTATTCCTACATAGATTACGTGGAAGAAGCTATGAAAAGAAAGGTGTGGGCTGTAGTAGGAGCACTCCCTCGAGAGAGTAAATATGGCTATCAAATTTATCGAACTCTTAAATTGAACGGGTATACAGCTTATCCTGTTAATCCAAAATTTCAAGAAGTAGATGGAGATCCTTGCTATGAGTCTTTATCGAGCTTACCTGTAATACCAGAAGTTGTAGATATGGTAGTTCCTCCTAATAGAGGTGGACAGTACCTAGAGGAAGCGGCAAAATTAGGTGTGGAATTTATTTGGTTCCAACCGGGGGCAGAAAGTGAGGAACTGGTGGAAAAAGCTAAAAACCTTGGGCTAAAAGTTATTTATAATACCTGTGTAATGTTGGAAACCGATAAGAGGAAGTAAGAGGAGAGCCATCTCCTCTTATTTGATTATTTGCGAGGTTTTGAGAAAAATTCGTATATTCCCATACAGAATAAAAAAACAGCGAATATTTTTTTTAATATAAAGGCTTTTGTGATTGCTGCTATAATAGCTCCAACAAAACTTCCTATCATTCCACCTATTATTATAAGCAATATGATTTTATACTTTATGTTTTTACTTTTAAAATGGTATATTAATGCGATAATTGCTGTAGGAATAAAAGAAAAAAGATTAACGCTTTGAGCAATGTGTTGCTCGGTTCCAATAAAGATTGTCAAGGCAGGAATGAGAATTGTCCCTCCTCCAATTCCCATTCCTCCTACAATTCCTGAAAAAAGTCCTATTAGAAATAGTTTCATGATATCCACATCCTGACGGAAGCTATAAGCATTATTATTCCAAAAATTTTTCTTAATAAAGGTATGGAGAGTTTATTAAGAAAATATGCGCCAATAATTCCTCCTATCGTACTTCCTATAGCTATGTTAATAGTTAAAGGGATGTCGATTATTTTATTTTGCAAATACACTAAGCTACTGACTAGAGTGATAGGAAGTATAATTGAAATTGCTGTAGCATGAGCCTTATGGTCTTCTATGCCAAGCAAAAATACCAATGCTGGGACTATTAAAGTGCCTCCTCCTGTACCTAAAAGACCGTTTACGATACCAGTTATAAAGCCTATAGAGAAAAGTTTTAGTTTATCAGTCATTTTTATCACCTTTTACAGCTTGATATTATTATTTTTTCACTAAATTCTTTTGATATTCTAATTTCCATTTGACATGTTTAGCTTAGAAAGTTTAAAATTTTTATAGTAATGTGCAAATGGAGGTAAATTTTATGATTGCCAACAATGTTTTTGAGCTGATTGGAAAAACGCCAGTTGTTAAGTTAAATAAAATTGTTGAAAAAGAATGGGCGGAAATTTATTTAAAATTAGAATTTTTTAATCCGGCAGGCAGTGTTAAAGATAGGGTAGCTTTTTCCATGATAGAAAAGGCAGAAAAAGAAGGAAAATTAAAAAAAGGAAGTGTAATTATTGAACCTACCAGCGGAAATACAGGGATAGGGTTAGCGATGGTAGGGGCAGCAAAAGGGTATAAGGTAATAATAGTTATGCCCGATACTATGAGTATGGAAAGAAGAATGCTTTTAACGGCATATGGGGCAGAAGTAGTTCTTACCCCTGGCAAATTGGGGATGGAAGGCGCTATAAAAAAAGCGGAAGAATTAGTAAGGCAGAATAAAAACTATTTTATGCCACAACAGTTTGAAAATTTTGCAAATCCGTTAATTCATGAAGAGACTACTGCCAAAGAGATAATTGAAGATTTTAACGAAGGACTTGATGTTTTTGTTGCAGGTGTAGGTACGGGAGGAACTATTACAGGAGTAGGAAAAATATTAAAAAATAAATTTTCTAATATAAAAATTATTGGAGTAGAGCCCTATTCAGCAGCAGTACTTTCTGGTAAAGAGCCTGGTCCTCATAAGATTCAAGGGATTGGGGCAGGCTTCATTCCTAAGGTGTTAGATAAAAATGTCATAGATGAAGTAATTGCTGTAAAAGATGAAGATGCCTTTGAGGTGACTCGTCTTTTAGCAAAAAAAGAAGGCATACTTGGAGGAATTTCTACAGGTGCTTCCTTATGGGCAGCAATTGAAGTTGCTAAGAAATTAGGCAAAGGTAAAAAGGTTTTAGCAATAGCTCCTGACAGTGGAGAGAGGTATTTAAGCACACAACTTTTTAGAGAGGATTAGATTTACAAGCCTTATATTATTGTGTTAAAATATTTTAGACACAGTAAAGGAGGTTTTTTTATGTCAGGGCATTCAAAATGGGCTAATATAAAACACAAAAAAGAGAAAATGGACGCTAAAAAGGGGAGAATTTTTACAAAGCTTACCAAAGATATTATAAAAGCGGCTAAAGAAGGCGGTGGAGACCCTAACACTAACAGTAAATTAAGAGATGCTATAGAAAAGGCAAAAGCTAATAATTTGCCAAATGAAAATATACAAAGGGCTATTAAAAAAGGTACCGGTGAATTAGGAGGAGCTAATTTAGAAGAAGTAATATATGAAGGATACGGTCCTTCTGGTACTGCCATAATTGTTGAAGCTTTGACTGACAATAAAAACAGAACTGCTGGTGAAATAAGGCATATTTTTGATAGGCATGGTGGTAGTTTAGGAGCAGCTGGTTCTGTTACGTGGATGTTTGACAAAGTCGGAATTATAATTGTTGAAAAAGATAATTCTATTGATGAAGACGAGTTAGCGATGGTTGCAATAGATGCCGGCGCGCAAGACTTTTCTGCAGAAGATGAAGAATTCGAAATAATCACTGAACCTTCAAATTTTCAAGAAGTAAAAGAAGCGATTGAAAAAGCGGGGTATAAGATTTCAGAAGCAGAAGTTACTATGCTTCCTAAAAATACTATACAACTAAGTCCTGAAGACTATGAGAAATTCGAAAAATTAATTGACAAATTAGAGGAAAATGACGATGTACAAAACGTTTATCACAATGTGGAAATAGAAGACGAAAATGACGAATAAAAGAAAGAGATAGAAGAGGCTACATTTCTTCTATCTCTTTCTTTTCTTTTTCTGTTAAAACTTTATGTAAGTCTAAGTTGATTATTAATCTGTCGTTTAAATTGATAATAGATGTTATATACTCTTTCCCAATTCCTTTTATTATGTCTGGAGCTTCTTGGATGGAACTATCGTCTATATGTAAAACTTCTGTTACTGAGTCTACGATGAAACCTACTGGTCTGTTAGTGACATTTACTACAATAATCCGATTGTTGTCATTTTTTTCTGATAAAGGCAAATTAAAACGCTTTTTTAAATCTACAATAGGAATAACTGTTCCTCTTAGATTAGTTATGCCTTCTACAAAAGAAGGGGCATCAGGTACTTTAATAATCGTCTGAAGCCGTATAATTTCTATTACCTGATTAATGTCTACGCAAAAGTCTTCATTGTTTAATTTAAAAACTACAATTTGATTTGCCACTTTATCATCTCCTCCCTTATAGATATTATTCGATATTTTTTGACAAAATCCTGCAAAGAGAATAAATTTTTTAAAATTGGTTATAATTACATAAAACAGGAGGAGATGCTATGAAAAAGTTAATTTCCTATAAATTGGTTATGATATATTTGTTAGCTATATTTATAGGAGTGATGGTTGGGTATTTAATTAACGTTAAAGATAGGGAGCAGCAAAAAACAGAAAAAAATATAACTTATGAACAGAAGATTACTTCTCAGCAAGAAGCTCTTGCCAAAAAATTAATTTCTCAAAGTAAACTTATATTTGAAACTAAATATCTTGAAAATGGAGAAATAGTGCGTGAAGTTCAAAATTTAACCCCTTCTCTTTATGGAAAAAGCAAGGAAGAAATTGCAAAGATATATAGTAGTTGGAAAGTTAAAAGTTTTGATGAAGAGGAAATAGTTCTCTATAGAGAAAAAGAAGGGTTGCCTGCAGATTATTATATAATTTCTAGTATAAATGGATATGTGGTTTTATTAAAAAGTGACGGAAATGGCAATAAGGAAATTGTAGAGAAAACCGACATACCACTGGACAGTTTAACACCTTTTGACAGAGAAAGAGTGATGGAAAATATAATTACAAAAGACAAAGACGAAGCATACCAAATATTAGCAAATTTAAGCTCTTAAGTTCTCCTATGTTTTTAGGAGAACTTTTTCTTGTTTATAAAGGTCATTGATGTTAAAATAAATAAAAGGAGAGGGGATATAATGAGGGTATTAGGGATAGATCCTGGAATTGCCATAATGGGCTATGGTATAATAGATTACAAATCCAATAAGTTTACTGTTATAGACTACGGTGCAGTTACTACAAAAGCTGGTATTGATAAGGCTTTGCGCCTACACGATATATATAATGGAATTATATCACTTATAAAATCATACAGCCCTGATGTAGTGGCTATAGAAGAGCTTTTTTACAATAAAAACGCAAAGACTGTCATAACTATTGGAGAATCCAGAGGAGTTTCTATTTTAGCCGCTGTCAATTCGGGAATAAAGGTTTTTGAATATACTCCTTTGCAAGTTAAACAAGCAGTGGTAGGGTACGGAAGAGCAGATAAACATCAAGTTCAACAAATGGTGAAGGCTTTATTAGATCTTGAGGAAATTCCTAGACCTGACGATGTAGCTGATGCCTTGGCAGTTGCTATATGCCATTGTCACAGTAACAATATGATTGAAAAGCTGGGGTATTCAAGATGATTGAGTATGTTAGAGGGATAATTGAAGATATTGGACAAGATTACGTAGTGATTGACTTTATGGGTATAGGTATAAAGGTTTTTGTTCCCTTTTCTACTTTAAAAGTTTTACCTTCTAAAGGAAATATAACCAAGCTTTATACATATTTACAGGTGAGAGAAGATGGTTTTCAAATTTTTGGCTTTAAAACAAAAGAAGAGCTAGATTTGTTTGAAAAATTATTGTCTGTTAGTGGTGTAGGGCCGAAAGGAGCTTTGTCTATTTTGTCCGTGGTTTCTATTGACAATTTTGTAAAAGCAGTTAACGCAGGCGATTATAAAGCTCTTACAGTAGCTCCGGGAATAGGCAAAAAGACTGCTGAGAGAATTATTTTGGAATTAAAAGATAAGCTTCCAAAAGAAATAGTTTTTGAAGGTGATAATAATTTTTCAAATGAGGCTTTAGAAGCTTTATTAGCGTTGGGTTACACCAAGAGTGAAGCTATTTATGCTTTGGCAGATATCACCTGTGATAGCGTAGAAGATGCTGTAAAGCAAGCTTTGAAAAAATTAATGAAATAGGGTGAATTAAATGGAGGAAAGAATACTAACTCAAAATTTTACACAGGAAGATGCCTCCGAATACAGTTTGCGTCCTAGGTGGCTTTCTGAGTATATAGGTCAGCAAAAGATAAAAGAGGAATTAAAAATTTACATAGAAGCCGCTAAGATGAGGAAAGAGCCCCTTGACCATGTCCTATTATATGGTCCTCCTGGCCTTGGGAAAACGACTTTAGCCACAGTAATTTCTAATGAAATGGGAGTAGGAATAAAAATAACCTCAGGTCCTGCTATAGAAAAGTCGGGAGATTTGGCAGCAATTTTGACTAATTTACAGGAAAATGACATACTTTTTATAGATGAGATTCACAGGCTTAATAGAAGTGTAGAAGAGATTCTATATCCTGCAATGGAAGACTTTGAATTGGATATAGTAATAGGAAAAGGTCCAAGTGCCAGGTCTATAAGGCTTAGCCTTCCACGTTTTACTTTAATTGGTGCTACCACAAGAGCTGCGCTTATGACTTCTCCTTTGAGAGACAGATTCGGGGTTATAAACCGTTTGGATTACTATTCTGTGGAGGAATTAAAAGAAATAATTAAAAGGTCAGCGAATATTTTAAACATTGGAATTGATGAAAAGGCCGCTTTGGAGATTGCTAAAAGGTCACGGGGGACTCCCAGAATTGCCAATAGACTTTTAAAACGGGTGAGAGATTTCGCACAAGTAAGAGGAAATGGATACATTGATTTTAAAACTTCCAAAGAAGCTTTAGACGTATTAGGTGTAGATGAGATAGGATTAGAATACATTGATAGAAAGATTTTGGTTTCTATTATAGAAAAGTTTGGGGGTGGTCCTGTAGGAATCGATGCTATTGCTGCATCAATAGGAGAAGATGGGGATACAATAGAGGATGTTTATGAACCTTATCTTTTGCAAATAGGTTTTTTAAACAGGACTCCGCGAGGGAGAGTTGTTACAAAATTGGCTTATGATTACCTTAAATATCCTTATATAGAACAGGGGAGGATAGAAGGTGTTTGATAGTTTTGGCAAAATGTTGATATTTATGGGAGCTATATTAATTTTAATAGGGGTGCTTTTTTCCGTGGGTTCAAAAATTGGCTTAGGACGTTTGCCGGGAGATATAGTTTATCAAAAAGGAAATTTCACTTTTTATTTTCCTATTATGACAAGCCTTTTATTAAGTCTGTTTTTAACATTAATTTTTTGGCTTTTTAGAAGATAATTTTTTGTCTATTGAAAAAAATTTGATTTAAAGGTATAATCAGTACCATGTTCGTATGCTATAGATTTATAAAATAAGTTTTTTATGGACAAATTATAAACAAAACAATAAAAGGATGGAGTAAGATATGAAGCGCAGTGAGTTTTACTTTGAACTACCAGAAGAATTAATTGCACAAGAACCTTTAGAAGACAGAGCAAGTTCTCGATTAATGATTTTAAATAAAAAAACCGGTGAAATAGAACATGATATTTTTAAAAACATAACAAAATATTTAAAACCAGGGGATTGTTTAGTACTCAATAACACTAAAGTAATTCCTGCACGCCTTATTGGAAGAAGAGAAGACTCGGGTGGAAAAATAGAATTTGTTCTTTTAAAAAGAATATCCAATAATGAATGGGAAATATTAGTAAAACCCGGAAGGCGAGCCAAAATAGGGTCAAAATTTGTGTTTGGAAATGGAGAGTTAATAGCAGAAATTTTGGATACTACAGATGTAGGGGGAAGGATAGTAAGATTTTATTATGAAGGAGTATTTGAAGAAGTATTGGATAAATTAGGCGAAATGCCTGTTCCCCCTTATATCAAGAAAAAATTAAAAAATAAAGACAGATACCAAACTGTTTACGCAAAATATGAAGGTTCTGCAGCTGCTCCTACTGCAGGGCTTCATTTCACAGAAGAGTTATTAGAAAAAATAAGGCAAATGGGAGTAAAAACTGTTTTTATTACTCTTCACGTAGGGTTAGGTACTTTTAGACCTGTAAAGGAAGAAGTAATTGAAAATCATAAAATGCATGAAGAATTTTACATTGTTACAAAAGAAGCAGCTGAGGAAATAAATGAGACTAGGAAAAGTGGAGGAAGAATCATAGCAGTCGGTACGACTTCTACTCGAACTCTTGAAACAGTTGCTGATGAAGATGGTTATATAAAAGAAAAAAGTGGTTGGACTGATATTTTTATATATCCTGGTTACAAATTTAAAGCTATTGACGGCATGATAACAAATTTTCACTTACCTGAGTCTACTCTAATTATGATGGTGTCAGCTTTTGCTGGTAAGGAAAACATAATGAGGGCTTATAAAATAGCCGTTGAAAAGAAATATAGATTTTTTAGCTTTGGAGATGCAATGCTTATAATTTGAGCAGAATAGGAGGATATAATGGCAGCGATTAAATATCGGCTCATCAAAAAAGATAGCAGAACAAATGCGAGATTAGGAATATTAGAGACTCCACATGGAATTATAGAAACGCCTGTGTTTATGCCAGTAGGAACACAAGCAACTGTAAAATCTATGACTCCTGAAGAATTAAAGGAAATTGGAGCGACGATTATTTTAAGCAACACTTATCATCTTTATCTAAGGCCGGGGCATAAGATTATAGAAAAAGCTGGTGGCCTTCATAAATTTATGAATTGGGATAGAGCAATTTTAACAGACAGTGGAGGATTTCAAGTTTTTAGCTTGAATTCTTTAAGAAAAATTACAGAAGACGGTGTAGAATTTAGGTCTCATATAGATGGCTCTAGGCACTTTTTTACTCCCGAAAAAGTAATAGAAATACAAAATGCTTTAGGTTCGGATATAATGATGTCTTTTGACGAGTGTGCACCTTATCCTGCAGATTACGATTATGTAAAAAAATCTATGGAACTTACTATTAAATGGGCTGAAAGGGGAAAAAGAGCCCACAAAAATACTGAAAAACAAGCTCTTTTTGGAATTGTCCAAGGAGGGACCTATGAAGATTTAAGAAAAGAGTGTGCTCAAAGATTAGTAGATATGGATTTTCCTGGATACTCTATAGGTGGATTAAGCGTAGGAGAACCAAAGAATGTAATGTACGACATTGTAGATTTAACTACAGAATATTTACCTGAAGACAAACCGAGATATCTTATGGGGGTGGGAAGTCCTGATGACCTTATAGAGGGAGTAATACGAGGAGTTGATATGTTTGACTGCGTGCTTCCGACGAGAATTGCTAGAAATGGGACAGTTTTTACCAGCAAGGGCAAATTAATAGTAAGAGATGCTCCTTATGCGGAGGACTTTTCTCCTTTAGACGAAGAATGTGATTGTTATACTTGTAGAAATTATTCAAGAGCCTATATAAGACATTTATTTAAGGCTAACGAAATTTTAGCAGCAAGGCTTGCAACTATACACAACCTATATTTCCTTATTAAATTGATGGAGAGGATAAGGGAAGCTATAAGGCAAGACCGGCTGCTTGAATTTAAAAAACAATTTTTTAAAAAATATGGTTATAAGGAGGAGTATTGATGAATCCCGAAACGACTTACGTAATTGTTCAGATGCTTATTTTTGTTGCAATCTTTTACTTTTTATTGATTTTACCTCAACAAAGGCGACAAAAGAAAGAGAGAGAAATGCTGGATTCTTTAAAACCAGGTGATGAGATTATTACAAAAAGTGGTTTTTATGGTAAAATTCTAAACATAAAAGATGATGTGATAACATTAGAAATGGGTGCAGATAAGGTAAGGCTCAAGATTGCAAAGTGGGCAGTAGGTGGAGTTGTAAGTTCTGCCAGTGACAAAAGCGATAAAGAAGAGAAATGATAAGATGCGGTTTGCCGCATCTTTTTTATGTACTATGTTTAAGATAAAAAGCATACATATTAGTAAGAAAACTGTGGGGGTGAGACTTTGAAAGGAAGGTTTGGTGTGGAAAAGGGAACTGGCATAAATATTACTGGAATTTTTACAGGGGTTTTAATAGCATACATTATCACTCTTAGTTTTTTCATAATTTACGCTTTGCTTTTGACTTTTACAGCCGTATCTGAACTAACTTTACCTACCCTTACTTTGTTGATAACTATAACAGGCATAGTTTTATCAGGTGCTTTATCAGCAAGGCATACTACTAGCAAAGGATGGTTAAATGGAGGAATTGCTGGTATTTTATATGTAACTGTTATGTTGATTTTGGGAGCATTTTTTGTAAAAGAATTAGAGCCTACTTCTTCTTGGGCAGTAAAATACGCTTGGGGAGCTATTTTAGGAGCTTTAGGTGGTATGATAGGTATCAATTTATAGCTTTAATTCCTTCTCTTTATGTGTTATAATAAATCAGGAAGAGGAGGGAAGAAAAATGAAGCGTGTTATAACAATTAACAGGCCAACGTTAAAAAATAGCTTAAAAAAGCCAGGTTGCGGCGAATGCCAGGCATCCTGTCAGTCTGCTTGTAAAACCTCTTGTACTGTAGCAAACCAAGAGTGTCAATATTAATACATATTACTCAAATGGCAGTAAAGTGTAATTACTGCCATTTAAACTTGCAATGGAGGTTAAAAAATGTCAGAGCTAATGCATAAATTTAAAAGACTGGGAATGAATATTGTAGTAGATCCGGTAAGTGGCTCTATCCATGTGGTAGACGATATTATTTATGATATTTTGGACTTTTATGAAAATCACTCAAAAGAAGAAATTGTAAATTTACTTCAGCATAAATATAAAAAAGAAGATATACTGGAAGCTATTGCAGAAATTGATGAATTAAAAGAAAAAGGGTTATTATTTTCAGAAGATATATATAAAGATATTCCAGTGTCGAGAAATGATTCTGTTATAAAAGCGATGTGTTTAAATGTTGCTCACGATTGCAATTTAAGGTGCAAATATTGTTTTGCTTCTACTGGGGATTTTAAAGGTAGCCGCAAGTTGATGGATTTTGAGACGGGCAAAAAAGCAATTGATTTTTTAATAAAAAGTTCTGGGAAAAGGCGAAACATTGAAGTTGATTTTTTTGGCGGTGAACCCCTTTTAAATTTTGAGGTAGTCAAGCAGTTAGTAGAATATGGAAAAGAAAAGGCGAAAGAAAATAAAAAAGTAATTAAATTTACCATAACAACCAATGCGGTTTTGCTGGATGATGAGAAAATAAAGTATTTTAATAAAAATTTTTCTAATGTGGTACTTAGTTTGGATGGAAGAAAAGAAGTAAATGACAGCATGAGGATACGTGTAGACAGCAGTGGAAGTTATGATACAATAGTTCCAAAAATAAAAAAATTCGTTGAATCAAGAGGGAAAAAAGAATACTATGTGAGAGGGACTTTTACAGCAAAAAATTTGGATTTTGCTAATGATGTGTTGCATATTGCTGATTTGGGAGTTTATGAAATATCTGTAGAGCCGGTAGTTGAAAAAGAAGATAAAGACTATACATTAAAGGAAGAGCATTTAGAGAGAATTTTAAATGAATATGACAGATTAGCAGAAGAATATGTAAAGAGATACGAAGAAGGAAGGCCTTTTTCTTTTTATCATTTTAAAATAGATTTAGAAGGAGGGCCTTGCATTAAAAAAAGACTTCAAGGCTGTGGTGCTGGTTTT contains:
- the hflX gene encoding GTPase HflX, whose product is MEELNREGYKERAILVGIVSTPEYEESMEELKELALTAGAEVVGIMTQKRNTIDKAHYIGKGKLEELKFFVENQEVDLVIVNDELTGTQIKNIEDFLNVKVIDRTNLILDIFAKRAKSREGMLQVELAQLKYRLPRLVGLGGQLSRLGGGIGTRGPGETKLETDRRHIKNRIKAIEKKLEEIERHRSLQRERRKKNRIPVIAIVGYTNAGKSTLLNALTNAEVYVEDKLFATLDPTARRLVLPSGREVILIDTVGFIRKLPHDLVEAFKSTLEEAKYADLLLHVIDVTSPDMEEKIKVVEKVLSDLDVINTPRINVFNKIDLLDVVPKGNEKEIYISAKNKIGLDKLLQAIEKEIFKDVEIVNFLLPYDKTKEYNYLKEKTKVIEESYDEKGIIIKAEVQKETKERFKDFIIV
- a CDS encoding DUF3189 family protein, translated to MHIIYHCYGGTHTSVIAAYIHTGKLSMDKIPSREEIENIPLFDKLNGQNDPGHIVPIGTDEYGNNIYSMGVKNAKKLIEPALKDLYYHIFNTNEGLLLIDTTAATNWIMKIGGFTSIALKFPVIGRPLVIYGTQKAYKKIVQIVKNVKAQEKAEYNAIKR
- a CDS encoding NUDIX hydrolase, translating into MLIRDCAGGVVFKGDNVFILKNEKGEWVLPKGVIRNNELPIDVAIRRVCAETGLKSVEVLSTAGETSYEFYSVTRQRPVFNKIIWYLMTTADEEFNISKEDGFVDGGFYPIDKALEMITYSQDKSLVNVSYFKYKTLTKALA
- a CDS encoding YigZ family protein; this translates as MAKSYKTLYSYGVAEIEIKRSKFIGHAKPVSSEEEAIKFIEEIRASHRMATHNVYAYVIGENDEIQRFSDDGEPSGTAGIPVLNVIKKEGLKNVVVVVTRYFGGILLGAGGLVRAYTKGAKVGIDAAGIIEKIPAKSVILTFDYTFLGRIQNELLKKGYYIKDIIYSDRVSIVLHIEEDHLLEFQTFINDLTSKRCDIKIEEDVYLFKKGDEYYGT
- a CDS encoding CoA-binding protein, with product MEWDYSYIDYVEEAMKRKVWAVVGALPRESKYGYQIYRTLKLNGYTAYPVNPKFQEVDGDPCYESLSSLPVIPEVVDMVVPPNRGGQYLEEAAKLGVEFIWFQPGAESEELVEKAKNLGLKVIYNTCVMLETDKRK
- a CDS encoding sulfite exporter TauE/SafE family protein; its protein translation is MKLFLIGLFSGIVGGMGIGGGTILIPALTIFIGTEQHIAQSVNLFSFIPTAIIALIYHFKSKNIKYKIILLIIIGGMIGSFVGAIIAAITKAFILKKIFAVFLFCMGIYEFFSKPRK
- a CDS encoding TSUP family transporter; its protein translation is MTDKLKLFSIGFITGIVNGLLGTGGGTLIVPALVFLLGIEDHKAHATAISIILPITLVSSLVYLQNKIIDIPLTINIAIGSTIGGIIGAYFLNKLSIPLLRKIFGIIMLIASVRMWIS
- the cysK gene encoding cysteine synthase A → MIANNVFELIGKTPVVKLNKIVEKEWAEIYLKLEFFNPAGSVKDRVAFSMIEKAEKEGKLKKGSVIIEPTSGNTGIGLAMVGAAKGYKVIIVMPDTMSMERRMLLTAYGAEVVLTPGKLGMEGAIKKAEELVRQNKNYFMPQQFENFANPLIHEETTAKEIIEDFNEGLDVFVAGVGTGGTITGVGKILKNKFSNIKIIGVEPYSAAVLSGKEPGPHKIQGIGAGFIPKVLDKNVIDEVIAVKDEDAFEVTRLLAKKEGILGGISTGASLWAAIEVAKKLGKGKKVLAIAPDSGERYLSTQLFRED
- a CDS encoding YebC/PmpR family DNA-binding transcriptional regulator — encoded protein: MSGHSKWANIKHKKEKMDAKKGRIFTKLTKDIIKAAKEGGGDPNTNSKLRDAIEKAKANNLPNENIQRAIKKGTGELGGANLEEVIYEGYGPSGTAIIVEALTDNKNRTAGEIRHIFDRHGGSLGAAGSVTWMFDKVGIIIVEKDNSIDEDELAMVAIDAGAQDFSAEDEEFEIITEPSNFQEVKEAIEKAGYKISEAEVTMLPKNTIQLSPEDYEKFEKLIDKLEENDDVQNVYHNVEIEDENDE
- a CDS encoding chemotaxis protein CheW, which codes for MANQIVVFKLNNEDFCVDINQVIEIIRLQTIIKVPDAPSFVEGITNLRGTVIPIVDLKKRFNLPLSEKNDNNRIIVVNVTNRPVGFIVDSVTEVLHIDDSSIQEAPDIIKGIGKEYITSIINLNDRLIINLDLHKVLTEKEKKEIEEM